A single region of the Fimbriimonadaceae bacterium genome encodes:
- a CDS encoding decaprenyl-phosphate phosphoribosyltransferase, translated as MAIIALLRPKQWSKNLLVFAAFIFTGKFNDPDAVRLVLMAFAAMCLASSAIYVFNDLLDVKRDREHPTKKNRPIASGKVSPALAVGIGVVALGAGIALAGAINTTSVVIILSYLALQVAYNAFLKRTPIADVFCIATGFILRAVLGAAAISVLISGWLLFCTGALALMLGFAKRRNEFIVQGENRTNSRESLAGYSKSVLDALVIMSATGAAMCYGIYSIESPTAKKYSGLVLTSFFVFYGIARYVLLVFSKDEGGEPADVLFKDPHMLGSVLLFLVSAVFAITGGQIPLIER; from the coding sequence ATGGCGATTATTGCGTTGTTGAGACCGAAGCAGTGGAGCAAGAACCTGCTCGTCTTTGCCGCCTTCATCTTCACGGGCAAGTTCAACGATCCAGATGCAGTTCGTTTGGTGCTGATGGCGTTTGCTGCGATGTGTTTGGCGAGTTCAGCGATTTACGTCTTTAACGATTTGCTGGATGTGAAGCGGGATCGCGAGCATCCGACCAAGAAGAACCGGCCCATCGCGTCTGGAAAGGTGTCTCCTGCACTGGCTGTAGGGATTGGGGTTGTGGCTCTTGGGGCAGGAATCGCGCTTGCGGGTGCGATTAACACCACGAGCGTGGTGATTATCCTTTCCTACTTAGCGCTGCAGGTCGCCTACAATGCGTTTTTGAAGCGGACTCCGATAGCGGACGTGTTCTGCATAGCCACTGGCTTCATCTTGCGGGCAGTCTTGGGAGCGGCGGCGATTTCGGTGTTGATCTCGGGGTGGCTGCTTTTCTGTACGGGGGCTTTGGCGCTGATGTTGGGTTTTGCCAAGCGTCGGAACGAGTTTATTGTTCAGGGCGAGAATCGAACGAACAGCCGGGAGAGTTTGGCGGGGTATTCGAAGTCGGTTCTTGATGCCTTGGTGATCATGTCGGCGACGGGTGCGGCGATGTGTTACGGAATCTATTCGATCGAGAGTCCGACGGCAAAGAAGTACTCCGGGCTCGTTTTGACCTCGTTTTTCGTTTTCTATGGGATTGCACGTTATGTGCTGTTGGTTTTTTCGAAGGATGAGGGCGGGGAGCCCGCGGATGTTCTCTTTAAGGACCCGCATATGCTGGGCAGTGTTTTGCTGTTTTTGGTGAGCGCGGTGTTTGCGATTACGGGTGGACAGATACCGCTGATAGAGCGCTGA
- the galE gene encoding UDP-glucose 4-epimerase GalE has protein sequence MRVFVTGGAGYIGSAVTERLIESGHQAVVFDNLQTGNRAAVHPEAKFIEGDLLDSDSLQKAVAESQAEAVIHLAAEALIDESIRNPGRFFSVNVTGGLNLLEAMRSCNIDKIVFSSTAAVYGEPKQIPITEDDPHEPVNAYGESKLQFERIMAWYRRSFGLNHISFRYFNACGATEKFGESREKETHIIPLLFEVALGHRTGFTLFGTDYDTPDGTCIRDYVHVYDIANAHVQALNQIERIGAGAYNLGSGKGDSNLQVIEAVRKVTGKEVPFKNGDRRPGDPARLVASNEKAIRELGWSPRYTDLHSMVESAWKWQMQHPGGYRA, from the coding sequence ATGCGAGTTTTTGTCACCGGAGGCGCTGGATACATCGGTTCGGCCGTCACCGAACGTCTCATCGAATCCGGCCATCAGGCCGTCGTCTTCGATAACCTCCAAACCGGCAACCGCGCCGCCGTCCACCCGGAAGCCAAGTTCATCGAAGGGGACCTTCTCGACTCCGATAGCCTACAAAAAGCGGTGGCAGAGTCCCAAGCCGAAGCCGTCATCCACCTCGCCGCTGAAGCCCTCATCGACGAGTCCATCCGCAATCCCGGCCGCTTCTTCTCCGTCAACGTCACCGGCGGTCTCAACCTGCTTGAAGCGATGAGGAGCTGCAACATCGACAAGATCGTCTTCTCATCAACCGCTGCCGTCTACGGCGAGCCCAAACAGATTCCCATCACCGAGGACGACCCCCACGAGCCCGTCAACGCCTACGGCGAATCCAAGCTCCAATTCGAGCGGATCATGGCCTGGTATCGACGCTCATTTGGGCTCAACCACATCTCATTCCGATACTTCAACGCTTGCGGAGCTACCGAAAAATTCGGCGAATCGCGAGAAAAAGAGACCCACATCATCCCCCTTCTCTTCGAGGTCGCCCTCGGGCACCGGACCGGCTTCACCCTATTTGGAACCGACTACGACACCCCCGACGGCACCTGCATCCGCGACTACGTCCACGTCTACGACATCGCAAACGCCCACGTCCAAGCTCTCAATCAGATAGAACGCATCGGTGCCGGTGCTTACAACCTCGGAAGCGGCAAGGGCGACAGCAACCTCCAAGTCATCGAAGCCGTGCGCAAAGTCACCGGCAAAGAAGTCCCCTTCAAAAATGGCGACAGAAGACCCGGAGACCCCGCTCGACTCGTCGCTTCCAACGAAAAGGCCATCCGTGAACTAGGGTGGAGCCCCCGTTATACCGATCTTCACAGCATGGTTGAATCCGCGTGGAAGTGGCAGATGCAGCACCCAGGAGGCTATCGCGCATGA
- the tsaE gene encoding tRNA (adenosine(37)-N6)-threonylcarbamoyltransferase complex ATPase subunit type 1 TsaE, whose amino-acid sequence MSDSALRIEIPSEESMRAFAGEWVGRWGAGVTVLLSGELGAGKTTFVRGVLEALDYTEPVRSPTFDLIQAFETDPPVMHADLYRVESAKGIGLEDYLESHLCFVEWPDRLGSLIATTACWQVQIEFWGSGRRVTIIPPDGTSGA is encoded by the coding sequence GTGTCCGATTCTGCGTTGCGTATAGAAATTCCTTCTGAAGAATCGATGCGCGCATTTGCGGGTGAATGGGTAGGCCGGTGGGGGGCGGGGGTAACCGTGTTGTTGAGTGGCGAATTGGGTGCGGGGAAGACGACTTTTGTGCGTGGAGTTTTGGAGGCTTTGGACTACACTGAACCCGTACGATCCCCTACGTTTGACCTTATTCAGGCTTTTGAAACCGACCCTCCGGTAATGCATGCCGACCTTTATCGAGTGGAATCTGCAAAGGGGATTGGGCTTGAGGACTATTTAGAAAGTCATTTGTGCTTTGTGGAGTGGCCTGATCGTTTGGGGAGTCTCATTGCTACGACGGCTTGCTGGCAGGTTCAGATAGAGTTTTGGGGTAGTGGACGGAGGGTCACGATCATCCCCCCGGACGGAACTTCGGGAGCCTAA
- the atpD gene encoding F0F1 ATP synthase subunit beta, which produces MPGTGTVVQVLGPVVDCRFDTDQLPEIFNAVKVVDASRSIDLTCEVAQHLGDGIVRCVALSTTDGLVRGMSASDLGVPITVPVGEKTLGRVFNLLGQPIDNRGDLVDTPTLPIHRAPPSFTDQNVKVELLQTGLKVVDLLCPFNKGGKVGLFGGAGLGKTVLIQELIRNIAVEASGVSVFAGVGERTREGNDLWLEMQHAKFTDKDGLEKSVIDKTAMVFGQMNEPPGARLRVALTALTMAEYFRDEVGQDVLIFVDNIFRFVQAGSEVSALLGRMPSAVGYQPTLATEMGLLQERITSTTKGSVTSVQAVYVPADDSSDPAPATTFSHLDAYVYLERSIASKGLYPAVDPLASTSKNLDPNIVGAKHYDVALRVQRVLQRYKELQDIIAILGIDELSDDDKQVVARARKIERFLSQPNFVAEQFTGNPGRYVTVEETVDAFRSLVDGELDEYPEQAFLYCGGVEEVKEKAAKLRAMA; this is translated from the coding sequence ATGCCAGGAACAGGCACCGTCGTGCAAGTATTGGGACCCGTTGTTGACTGCCGATTCGATACGGATCAACTCCCAGAAATTTTCAATGCCGTCAAGGTTGTGGATGCTTCGCGAAGCATCGACTTGACATGCGAAGTCGCGCAGCACCTTGGGGATGGAATCGTCCGATGCGTTGCCCTGTCCACCACGGATGGCCTCGTACGCGGTATGTCGGCATCCGATCTCGGTGTGCCCATCACCGTACCCGTCGGCGAAAAGACGCTGGGACGAGTTTTCAACCTACTCGGACAACCCATCGACAACCGTGGCGACCTCGTAGACACCCCGACTCTGCCGATCCACCGCGCTCCCCCGAGCTTCACCGATCAGAACGTTAAAGTTGAACTTCTGCAAACGGGACTCAAAGTTGTTGACCTCCTCTGCCCCTTCAACAAAGGCGGTAAGGTTGGACTCTTCGGCGGTGCGGGTCTCGGAAAGACCGTTCTCATCCAAGAGCTCATCCGAAACATCGCGGTTGAAGCCTCCGGCGTGTCGGTGTTTGCTGGCGTTGGCGAGCGCACCCGCGAAGGAAACGACCTCTGGCTGGAAATGCAGCACGCGAAGTTCACTGACAAAGACGGTTTGGAAAAGTCGGTTATCGACAAAACAGCGATGGTCTTTGGTCAGATGAACGAGCCGCCCGGAGCCCGTCTCCGCGTTGCTCTTACCGCTCTGACCATGGCCGAGTACTTCCGTGACGAAGTTGGACAGGACGTTCTTATCTTCGTAGACAACATCTTCCGATTCGTACAAGCCGGTTCCGAAGTCTCCGCGCTTCTCGGACGTATGCCCAGCGCCGTTGGCTACCAGCCCACACTGGCGACAGAAATGGGACTTCTGCAAGAGCGAATTACTTCCACCACAAAGGGTTCGGTCACGTCGGTTCAAGCAGTCTATGTTCCTGCCGACGACTCCTCCGACCCCGCTCCGGCAACAACCTTCTCTCACCTTGACGCATACGTCTACCTGGAGCGATCCATCGCTTCCAAGGGTCTCTACCCGGCGGTTGACCCGCTCGCGTCAACGTCCAAGAACCTCGATCCCAACATCGTTGGTGCCAAGCACTACGACGTTGCTCTCCGAGTTCAGCGAGTCCTCCAGCGATACAAAGAGCTGCAAGACATCATCGCGATTCTCGGTATCGACGAACTTTCCGACGATGACAAGCAGGTTGTAGCCCGTGCTCGAAAGATTGAGCGATTCCTTTCTCAGCCGAACTTCGTTGCCGAGCAGTTCACCGGTAACCCAGGCCGATACGTAACGGTCGAAGAAACGGTTGATGCCTTCCGATCGCTCGTAGACGGAGAGCTCGACGAATACCCAGAGCAGGCGTTCCTCTACTGTGGCGGCGTCGAAGAAGTGAAGGAGAAGGCAGCCAAGCTTCGCGCAATGGCGTAA
- a CDS encoding PspA/IM30 family protein: MKRFFRWLKALFNRGMDKLEDPDMMLDQARRDMQEAMVSNREKAVQAITQRNRLAGMLDEARKKSAQLERQAETALKQGNRDLARQFIREKANNDVVLGQLEASHAQADEAVQNVKVAIKRQEEEVRRKTAEALALKAQWKQAQIQNSISKALEGLTFENQFEGFGAASERIKEAQAEVSARNEMMANSLQGKIMQMEDQSMDMEAEAELQKMEARLGMNQASTTQASEEQVVVTDGGGTASAEQTPEAPMSEIDKQLEELEKRVNPGS, encoded by the coding sequence ATGAAACGATTTTTCCGATGGCTCAAGGCGCTGTTCAATCGCGGGATGGACAAGCTAGAAGATCCAGATATGATGCTGGATCAGGCACGGCGCGATATGCAGGAGGCGATGGTCTCCAACCGCGAAAAAGCTGTCCAAGCCATAACACAGCGAAACCGATTGGCTGGGATGCTCGACGAAGCGAGGAAGAAATCCGCGCAGCTTGAGCGTCAGGCCGAGACTGCTTTGAAGCAGGGCAACCGCGATCTTGCGCGTCAATTCATCCGTGAAAAGGCGAACAATGACGTGGTGCTTGGTCAGCTTGAGGCGAGTCATGCCCAAGCCGATGAAGCGGTGCAGAACGTCAAGGTTGCTATCAAGCGACAAGAAGAAGAGGTTCGCCGCAAGACTGCGGAAGCCCTCGCTCTGAAGGCGCAGTGGAAGCAAGCCCAGATTCAGAATTCTATTTCGAAGGCCCTTGAGGGGCTCACTTTTGAGAACCAGTTTGAGGGATTTGGCGCAGCTTCCGAGAGGATCAAAGAGGCTCAGGCTGAGGTTTCTGCGCGCAATGAGATGATGGCCAACAGTCTGCAGGGCAAGATCATGCAGATGGAGGACCAGTCGATGGATATGGAGGCCGAGGCCGAACTTCAGAAGATGGAGGCGCGGCTAGGGATGAACCAGGCATCGACGACTCAGGCAAGCGAAGAGCAGGTTGTGGTGACGGATGGTGGCGGCACGGCATCGGCTGAGCAAACCCCAGAAGCGCCGATGTCGGAGATCGACAAGCAGCTTGAAGAGCTTGAGAAGCGGGTTAATCCGGGCAGTTAG
- a CDS encoding SDR family NAD(P)-dependent oxidoreductase, with protein MDSTKKVIVVGASSGIGAELVKLLAEQGATVAAVARRKDRLDELAKSYDGKVLAFAHDVTHYDEIPALFQEITKQLGGLDMIIYASGVMPEVAWHEYDFAKDQAMIDVNLTGAVAWLNQAAIRFENTKSGTIVAIGSVAGERGRAGQPVYNMTKAALKAYMEALRNRLTRYGVKVVTIKPGPTETEMTAALHLKGAMTARRAAELILRKSRKSGEHYLKFSHKVIFAIIRNFPSSIFHKLKV; from the coding sequence ATGGATTCAACGAAGAAAGTGATTGTGGTCGGGGCGTCGTCCGGGATCGGCGCAGAGTTGGTGAAGCTGCTTGCCGAGCAGGGGGCGACGGTTGCGGCCGTTGCACGTCGGAAAGATCGGCTGGATGAGCTTGCAAAGTCTTACGATGGCAAGGTGCTTGCGTTCGCTCATGACGTCACTCATTACGATGAGATTCCGGCGCTATTTCAAGAGATTACCAAGCAACTTGGTGGGCTGGACATGATTATCTACGCTTCGGGTGTGATGCCTGAAGTGGCATGGCACGAATACGATTTTGCGAAAGATCAGGCGATGATCGACGTCAACTTAACTGGTGCGGTCGCATGGCTGAACCAGGCGGCGATCCGGTTTGAGAACACGAAGTCGGGAACGATTGTGGCGATTGGGAGCGTTGCCGGGGAGAGAGGCCGCGCAGGGCAGCCGGTTTATAACATGACCAAGGCCGCTCTGAAAGCCTATATGGAGGCTTTGCGAAACCGGCTGACGCGGTATGGCGTGAAGGTTGTAACGATCAAGCCGGGGCCGACGGAGACCGAGATGACGGCAGCATTGCATTTGAAGGGCGCGATGACTGCGCGCAGGGCGGCAGAGTTGATTTTGAGAAAGAGTCGGAAGTCGGGCGAGCATTATTTGAAGTTCTCGCATAAGGTGATCTTTGCGATCATCCGCAACTTCCCGAGCAGCATCTTCCACAAGCTGAAAGTATGA
- a CDS encoding F0F1 ATP synthase subunit epsilon, translating into MAKAFDLSVVAPDRSVVEDQAVSVIIPGAEGYFGVQAGHIPMIAALKAGVMEYTIPSGLRSYISVGGGFAEVVGTKVTILADAAERADEIDIQRAQEALEKARRALKGEDSSMTSEEATAALDRAMTRVRAAKNQ; encoded by the coding sequence ATGGCAAAAGCATTCGATCTATCCGTAGTCGCACCCGACCGCTCAGTGGTCGAGGATCAAGCAGTCTCGGTCATCATTCCCGGTGCCGAAGGCTACTTCGGTGTCCAGGCCGGACACATCCCCATGATCGCCGCCCTCAAAGCCGGAGTCATGGAGTACACGATCCCCAGCGGATTACGGAGTTACATCTCCGTAGGTGGCGGATTCGCCGAAGTCGTCGGAACCAAGGTCACCATCCTCGCTGATGCAGCCGAGCGAGCCGACGAGATCGACATTCAGCGCGCCCAAGAAGCCCTTGAAAAGGCCCGACGAGCGCTCAAAGGCGAAGATAGCAGCATGACCTCAGAAGAGGCCACAGCCGCGCTCGACCGAGCCATGACTCGCGTCCGAGCAGCCAAGAACCAATAA
- a CDS encoding FAD-binding oxidoreductase, translated as MSSLPISPERIARIAGFGMGSAADGYVFRPTSVEAVQEVFNLAAETGRKVVLRGAGRSYGDASILPEALVLDITKMNRILSWDSESGVIEVEAGVTIEGLWRHTLEDGWWPPVVSGTMYPTLAGALAMNIHGKNAFAVGPIGNHVLEFDLVVPTGELRTVKNGDELFFAVISSAGLLGVITRVKLQMKKVHSGDLRVLPISAAGWDEQFATLLEFDDKADYMVSWVDCFAKGSKAGRGLVHVAWYQDEGSEFPSSFKQSHQDLPDTVMGFLPKSMVWRFLKKLNRRWGMRKLNWAKYAASKKLGNGKPISESLVGFSFLLDYVPNWRWAYLPGGFIQYQSFVPKEHAPRVFAEQVRLMQEAKMEAFLGVLKRHKPDDFLLSHGVDGFSLALDFKVTAKNWPRVQALCHKMNDLVLQAGGRFYFAKDSTLRPADVRAYLGEEVLAKFRGLKRELDPDGLLYSSLAERVELLG; from the coding sequence ATGAGTTCTCTCCCCATCTCTCCAGAACGGATTGCGCGGATTGCCGGGTTCGGCATGGGCAGCGCGGCGGATGGATATGTCTTTCGTCCGACCTCGGTTGAGGCTGTGCAGGAGGTTTTCAATCTTGCTGCCGAGACGGGGCGCAAGGTGGTGCTTCGTGGTGCGGGGCGGAGCTATGGGGATGCCTCGATTCTTCCAGAAGCTCTCGTTCTTGATATCACGAAGATGAATCGGATTCTGTCGTGGGATTCGGAGTCGGGCGTGATTGAGGTTGAGGCGGGGGTGACGATCGAGGGGCTTTGGCGGCATACGTTGGAGGATGGCTGGTGGCCTCCGGTGGTGAGTGGGACGATGTATCCGACGCTGGCGGGGGCGCTGGCGATGAATATTCACGGGAAGAATGCGTTTGCGGTGGGGCCGATAGGGAATCACGTTTTGGAGTTTGATTTGGTGGTGCCGACGGGCGAACTTCGCACGGTGAAGAACGGTGACGAGCTGTTTTTCGCGGTGATCAGCTCGGCGGGGTTGTTGGGGGTGATCACTCGGGTAAAGCTCCAGATGAAAAAGGTGCATTCGGGGGATCTGCGGGTGCTGCCGATCAGCGCCGCGGGTTGGGATGAGCAGTTTGCGACCTTGTTGGAGTTTGACGATAAGGCGGACTACATGGTGAGCTGGGTGGACTGCTTTGCCAAAGGTTCCAAGGCTGGGCGGGGGCTGGTTCATGTTGCCTGGTATCAGGATGAAGGCTCTGAGTTTCCGAGCAGCTTTAAGCAGAGCCATCAGGATTTGCCGGATACGGTGATGGGTTTTTTGCCAAAGTCGATGGTGTGGCGGTTTTTGAAGAAGCTGAACCGTCGGTGGGGGATGCGGAAGCTGAACTGGGCGAAATACGCGGCTTCGAAGAAGTTGGGCAATGGGAAGCCGATTTCGGAGAGTCTGGTTGGGTTTTCGTTCCTGCTTGACTATGTGCCGAATTGGCGGTGGGCGTATTTGCCGGGTGGGTTTATCCAGTATCAGAGCTTCGTTCCCAAGGAGCATGCACCGCGTGTCTTTGCCGAGCAGGTGCGGTTGATGCAGGAGGCCAAGATGGAGGCTTTCTTAGGGGTGTTGAAGCGGCATAAGCCGGATGACTTTTTGCTTTCCCATGGTGTTGATGGATTCTCCTTGGCCTTGGATTTTAAGGTGACGGCGAAGAATTGGCCTAGGGTCCAGGCGCTTTGTCATAAGATGAATGACCTCGTTTTGCAGGCTGGTGGGCGGTTCTATTTTGCAAAGGACAGCACTTTGCGACCAGCGGATGTGAGGGCGTATTTGGGTGAGGAAGTTTTGGCGAAGTTCCGGGGTTTGAAGCGGGAGTTGGACCCTGATGGGTTGCTTTACAGCAGTCTTGCTGAGCGGGTTGAGTTGTTGGGGTAG
- a CDS encoding VOC family protein — translation MDRAVGFYRDVLGLSAGYTSPYWSDFSLGDLKIGLHPPFDGSTAPYAIRGKGWIIGVGVDDILSFRARLQNADVWVADEFHDIPGGVVLDFEDPDGNALQAMQSGVSTKDLKE, via the coding sequence ATGGATCGAGCGGTTGGCTTCTATCGCGATGTTTTGGGCTTGTCGGCGGGATATACGAGCCCTTACTGGAGCGATTTTAGTTTGGGTGATCTCAAGATCGGGTTGCATCCGCCTTTTGATGGATCAACTGCGCCCTATGCGATTCGGGGCAAAGGCTGGATTATCGGGGTGGGCGTGGACGACATCCTTTCGTTTAGGGCTCGGCTGCAGAATGCGGACGTTTGGGTGGCGGATGAGTTTCACGACATTCCCGGCGGGGTCGTTCTCGATTTTGAAGACCCGGACGGGAATGCGCTCCAGGCGATGCAGTCAGGCGTGAGTACGAAAGACTTGAAGGAGTAG
- a CDS encoding prolipoprotein diacylglyceryl transferase yields MYPLLPFKPFGLEIHTYALLLMAGFFVGLMVARAKAARYGLTKEQVLDTSIWTLIMGVLGARVVFIVQDLPHYIKNPGEIIGKFAGLTSFGGVLFAIPTLLFFAKRFKISPWSLLDLFMVPALIGFAFGRVGCFLNGCCYGGACTLPWAIPVENSPHLHHPAQLYETIMLGVFALVVWQVEKRGQPLGRVFGLGVALMGLSRFIYEFWRAGTVEQVNSGAATSTYMPGLPITDAQLVAVLMIVGGCVVWVLRRDKRVAEEVTAS; encoded by the coding sequence ATGTACCCCTTGCTCCCCTTTAAACCGTTCGGATTGGAGATCCACACGTATGCGCTGCTGCTGATGGCAGGCTTCTTCGTGGGATTGATGGTGGCTCGGGCGAAAGCGGCGCGTTATGGGCTGACGAAAGAGCAAGTGCTGGACACATCGATATGGACTCTTATCATGGGGGTTCTGGGCGCGCGCGTCGTATTCATCGTTCAGGACTTGCCGCACTATATTAAGAATCCGGGTGAGATCATCGGCAAGTTCGCGGGGCTGACGAGCTTTGGGGGCGTTCTGTTTGCCATTCCGACGCTGCTATTTTTTGCTAAGCGCTTTAAGATTTCGCCTTGGTCGTTGCTTGATCTCTTTATGGTTCCGGCTTTGATTGGGTTTGCGTTTGGGCGCGTCGGGTGCTTTTTGAATGGGTGCTGTTATGGTGGAGCATGTACTCTGCCGTGGGCTATCCCGGTGGAGAACAGCCCACATTTGCATCATCCAGCGCAGCTTTACGAGACAATCATGCTCGGTGTTTTTGCGCTTGTGGTTTGGCAAGTGGAGAAACGGGGGCAGCCTCTTGGACGAGTCTTTGGGCTGGGGGTTGCGCTGATGGGGCTCTCGCGATTTATCTATGAGTTTTGGCGGGCGGGCACGGTTGAACAGGTGAATTCGGGAGCGGCGACTTCGACGTATATGCCCGGTTTGCCGATTACGGATGCACAGCTTGTGGCGGTCTTGATGATTGTTGGCGGTTGTGTGGTTTGGGTTTTGAGGCGTGATAAAAGGGTCGCAGAAGAGGTCACGGCATCATGA
- a CDS encoding arsenate reductase ArsC, with product MRVLFVCVHNAGRSQMAEAFVNFFARQLGLDVVAESAGTLGGKSLNALAIRAMAEVGVPMTGQPKLLTQEMADRADQIISMGCGVDAEACPAKFLLTEDWELDDPHGAPIERVREIRDEIRARVLAMLKQ from the coding sequence ATGAGAGTTCTTTTTGTGTGCGTTCACAATGCAGGCCGTTCGCAGATGGCAGAGGCGTTTGTGAACTTTTTTGCCCGGCAGTTGGGGTTGGATGTTGTGGCGGAATCGGCGGGCACTCTCGGGGGCAAGTCACTCAATGCTTTGGCGATTCGGGCGATGGCGGAGGTTGGGGTTCCGATGACGGGCCAGCCGAAACTCCTAACGCAAGAGATGGCTGATCGGGCGGATCAAATCATTTCGATGGGTTGTGGAGTGGATGCAGAAGCATGTCCGGCTAAGTTTTTGCTGACTGAGGATTGGGAGCTTGACGACCCGCATGGAGCGCCGATTGAGCGGGTTCGGGAGATCCGGGATGAGATTCGGGCGAGAGTTTTGGCGATGCTGAAACAATAA
- a CDS encoding PD40 domain-containing protein, translated as MLGSNTIFKGKRIRLQPTVAFFAFVLGAAIIGCGGGGGGSSAPTTATATGGATGGATTGSTATTGSSATTGSSATTGTTSTTGTSSTTGSTTGSTTGSTTGSTTGSTTGSTTGSTGGASGYFVFSSDVSGFYGIYKMNDNGTGRSQISTGTIDASDAALSFDGSKVAFVATDIFRALYLVDATGGTATLLDGGAFDSFDPSFSPDGTKILFTSNRNGLPQLYRINATGTGLTQLTSLADGAYQGRYSPDGTKIVFVGGSTSDDIYVMNADGTGITQLTSHSSDENQPAWSPDGASITYVRDYGPGGNPNGQIMKMTAAGGSQTRLTNTSQFDGEPSYNAAGTKIFFTRELNGFREVMSMNPTGSSQAPLTSDLAFALKPRGPGL; from the coding sequence ATGCTTGGTTCGAACACTATTTTCAAAGGGAAGCGGATTCGTTTGCAGCCCACAGTGGCATTCTTTGCTTTCGTGCTTGGTGCAGCGATTATTGGCTGCGGAGGCGGTGGCGGTGGCAGCAGTGCACCGACGACAGCGACGGCCACCGGCGGTGCGACGGGCGGCGCTACTACTGGCAGTACGGCAACGACGGGGAGCTCAGCGACAACGGGGAGCAGCGCTACGACCGGCACGACCTCGACGACGGGAACTTCGTCTACCACAGGCTCCACAACCGGTTCGACAACGGGCTCAACAACTGGCTCAACGACAGGCAGTACGACCGGCTCGACGACGGGCAGCACGGGTGGCGCTTCTGGATACTTCGTTTTTTCGTCGGACGTTAGCGGTTTTTACGGCATCTATAAGATGAACGACAATGGCACCGGACGCTCACAGATCAGTACGGGAACGATTGATGCGAGCGACGCGGCGTTGAGTTTCGACGGTTCGAAGGTTGCTTTTGTGGCGACGGACATCTTCCGAGCGCTTTATCTTGTGGATGCGACCGGTGGCACGGCAACACTGCTTGATGGTGGAGCCTTTGACAGCTTTGATCCGAGCTTTTCGCCTGACGGAACGAAGATCTTGTTTACATCGAACCGGAACGGGCTGCCGCAACTCTATCGCATCAATGCGACGGGGACAGGACTTACTCAGCTCACGAGTCTTGCGGATGGCGCTTATCAGGGACGCTACAGTCCGGATGGCACGAAGATCGTGTTTGTGGGTGGCAGTACGAGCGACGATATCTATGTGATGAATGCCGATGGGACGGGGATAACCCAACTGACGAGCCACTCGTCGGACGAGAATCAACCGGCTTGGAGCCCCGATGGGGCGTCGATCACCTATGTTCGCGACTATGGTCCAGGGGGCAACCCGAACGGGCAGATCATGAAGATGACGGCGGCGGGTGGTAGTCAGACAAGGCTTACGAATACCTCACAGTTTGATGGTGAGCCGTCGTATAACGCAGCTGGGACAAAGATCTTCTTTACACGCGAGCTTAACGGATTCCGCGAGGTGATGAGTATGAACCCTACGGGTTCTAGTCAAGCTCCGTTGACATCCGATTTGGCCTTTGCCTTAAAACCTCGAGGTCCGGGGCTGTAA
- a CDS encoding PEP-CTERM sorting domain-containing protein, giving the protein MKMKTILTVGVMLGTMTAATTASAAIQFDFSVLATGSTPSGTAPWATLVGTQNGSDRVDFTFTHNASSTAGQFITRLYMNIAPFPGNLNLTLIGSPPQYSSHSFSQNGHNDASSSFDFEMQFGTSNANGGLARLEPGESMSFFITGTGLTESSFDVMSAGTARKAMIHLQGIPGGQSGKLTPVPEPTSMAVLGIGALALLRRRKKRTG; this is encoded by the coding sequence ATGAAAATGAAAACGATTCTAACGGTTGGTGTAATGCTTGGCACAATGACGGCAGCAACGACGGCGTCTGCTGCTATTCAATTTGATTTCTCGGTACTCGCAACGGGCTCGACCCCGAGTGGTACTGCCCCATGGGCAACGCTGGTCGGCACCCAAAACGGATCGGACCGCGTCGACTTCACGTTCACCCACAATGCGAGTTCTACAGCAGGACAGTTCATCACACGACTGTATATGAACATCGCTCCGTTTCCCGGAAACCTGAACTTGACGCTGATCGGTTCTCCCCCGCAATACAGCAGCCATTCGTTCAGCCAAAACGGACATAACGATGCAAGCTCAAGCTTTGACTTCGAGATGCAGTTCGGCACGTCCAACGCAAACGGTGGTCTCGCCAGACTTGAGCCCGGCGAGTCGATGAGCTTCTTCATCACCGGAACTGGCCTCACCGAGAGCAGCTTCGACGTGATGTCGGCAGGCACAGCGCGTAAAGCGATGATCCACCTGCAAGGCATTCCTGGTGGACAATCGGGCAAACTGACGCCCGTACCGGAACCAACATCCATGGCTGTCCTCGGAATCGGCGCTCTGGCGCTGTTGCGACGCCGCAAGAAGCGCACTGGCTAA